A DNA window from Hoplias malabaricus isolate fHopMal1 chromosome 5, fHopMal1.hap1, whole genome shotgun sequence contains the following coding sequences:
- the LOC136697246 gene encoding fibronectin type III domain-containing protein 7-like encodes MNWNQTNGAEGYVASVVATSSGDQMYCNSTSPSCILSSLKCGESYAMQVRSYNGSCFSMPSQTLTLTEVPCVPTNVTVKSTCTNTTVVTWQASRGALSYMAVAMYSRGPQTQCLSNSTTCNFMDLRCGQVYNISVMAVGNTCTSLRSQSVTLQTAPCAPTNIHSVIQCSTNAVTLSWDSSPNAVVYIGRGLGSDGHTVVCNSTTLGCQLTGLHCGQDYTFRVAASDGTCMSPDSDIYTQPAAPCTVQAVSTLLHCDFNSLTVSWALNAAALNYSALARDAYGIAHSCTSSHSSCDISGLQCGQNYTVTVTATNRVCTGMESVPQTVQTAPCMPVSVRGSATCVNNTVKASWDQTPGALSYTSVLTGPGGYSRTCSTFRLSCSFSNLSCAQIYTLHVIANANHCNSTVSPDVVVKTEPCDPDSVLAELQCGSGVVNVSWHTSPGATMYTVLAYGQNQTVPSASCLTFNTSCTLTQLQCGTVFNVKVLASDFTCNSSSHTGTTVKTVPCPPRLQVPSQSCINNQALVSWTGDQDAMGVTINATSSLGYSAGCSSANHSCALQSLHCGQTYAVRGTIQGLHCDSNPSAPLSIVTVPCTPAAVSVDYICGTSVVVLSWSENLGRQSFFARVDAQGHSDSCRSNQTNCTISSLLCGHSYNVSVQAVAGQCNSSSVANMQLQTAPCVPQNVSVSLQCANNTASVSWLASPGALGYNVTASSDDGDVKFCHTSNTNCQLPNMHCAQTYVVVVTPFSNTCGGFQSSAVTFIAGSCPPSKVQASLLCENNNGSVSWLAALGAKMYIAMMTGTDGHTHNCTTNTTSCLFLDLHCGEDYTVTVVTVERGCQSVPSTPIRLRSAICPPANLSAHTFCDTNDVSVTWEPSPWSGVSYFLFSQQEGRPNSTSTTTATSLTLTGLQCGWVFKVQVAAKDSTCMSSYSTPLQIYTAPCPPTGLAVTVSCGTNMGNFSYQRGAGALFYVVSLLNDEGRAVSCTSNTTYCTVKLECDHHYTAAVVSSVGSCNSTSSTTIQFNSAPCLASNVQAHLNCSANTLAVQWAPISGNTSYTAVAVGKNGTHTCDSSNTSCTIQSLDCGQTYGIAVTSSSILCHVEGSDYQVQSAPCKPQSPSVSLECSTNIARVTWDTRGAQQSYMVSAVNFTGRGAHFTVEKLTKSASQE; translated from the exons ATGAACTGGAACCAGACAAACGGTGCTGAAGGATACGTGGCCAGTGTGGTTGCCACTAGCAGTGGGGATCAGATGTACTGCAACTCTACTTCTCCTTCCTGCATCCTCAGCTCTCTTAAATGTGGCGAGTCGTATGCCATGCAGGTTCGATCCTACAATGGCTCCTGCTTCAGCATGCCCAGCCAAACACTGACTCTAACAGAAG TGCCGTGTGTACCCACTAATGTGACGGTCAAAAGCACCTGCACAAATACCACTGTGGTCACATGGCAAGCCAGCCGAGGTGCTTTGTCCTACATGGCCGTCGCCATGTACAGCAGAGGTCCCCAAACCCAGTGCCTGTCCAATAGTACCACCTGTAACTTCATGGACCTACGATGCGGCCAAGTTTATAACATCAGTGTGATGGCTGTGGGTAACACCTGTACCAGCCTGAGAAGCCAGAGTGTCACACTGCAGACAG CTCCTTGTGCTCCTACTAATATCCACAGTGTtattcagtgcagcactaatgcTGTAACACTGAGTTGGGATTCTAGCCCCAATGCTGTGGTATATATAGGAAGGGGGCTAGGATCTGATGGACACACTGTGGTATGTAACAGTACCACTTTGGGATGCCAGCTAACAGGCCTGCACTGTGGCCAGGATTATACATTCAGAGTGGCTGCTAGTGATGGCACCTGTATGAGCCCAGACAGCGACATCTACACACAACCTGCTG CACCCTGTACTGTGCAGGCTGTTTCCACCCTCCTACATTGTGACTTCAACTCTTTGACTGTTAGCTGGGCCCTGAATGCAGCTGCTTTGAACTACAGTGCCCTCGCCAGGGATGCGTATGGCATTGCACACAGCTGCACCTCAAGCCACTCCAGCTGTGACATCTCAGGACTGCAGTGTGGTCAGAACTACACTGTCACTGTGACAGCTACAAACAGAGTATGCACAGGAATGGAGAGTGTACCGCAGACAGTACAGACTG CTCCGTGCATGCCTGTCTCTGTGCGTGGCAGTGCGACGTGTGTCAATAACACAGTGAAGGCATCATGGGATCAGACGCCTGGTGCTCTTTCCTACACTAGTGTTCTGACAGGTCCTGGTGGATACAGTCGCACATGCTCCACTTTCAGACTCTCCTGCTCTTTCAGCAACCTGTCCTGTGCTCAGATATACACCCTCCATGTTATAGCCAATGCCAACCACTGCAACAGCACTGTGAGTCCAGATGTGGTTGTGAAAACAG AACCCTGTGACCCTGATAGTGttttggctgaactgcagtgtGGCTCAGGTGTAGTAAATGTGTCATGGCACACAAGTCCTGGTGCCACTATGTACACTGTTCTGGCTTATGGGCAAAACCAGACGGTCCCTTCTGCTTCCTGCCTCACCTTTAACACCTCCTGCACCCTCACACAGCTACAGTGTGGAACCGTGTTTAATGTCAAGGTGCTGGCCAGCGACTTCACATGCAATAGCAGCTCACATACTGGAACCACAGTGAAAACAG TCCCCTGCCCCCCCAGGTTACAGGTTCCGTCCCAGAGCTGCATTAACAACCAGGCCCTTGTGTCGTGGACTGGTGATCAGGATGCCATGGGGGTCACCATAAATGCCACATCATCCCTGGGTTACTCTGCAGGCTGCAGCTCTGCTAACCACAGCTGTGCTCTGCAAAGCCTGCACTGTGGACAGACCTACGCCGTTCGGGGAACTATTCAGGGCCTGCACTGTGATAGTAATCCCAGTGCACCACTCAGTATTGTCACAG TCCCCTGCACTCCTGCAGCAGTAAGTGTGGACTACATCTGTGGGACGAGTGTGGTAGTGTTGAGCTGGAGTGAGAATTTGGGGAGACAGAGCTTTTTTGCTCGTGTGGATGCTCAGGGCCACTCTGACTCATGCAGAAGCAACCAGACCAACTGCACTATCTCCTCTCTGCTCTGTGGGCATTCATACAATGTTAGCGTGCAGGCAGTGGCAGGACAGTGCAACAGCAGCAGTGTGGCCAATATGCAGCTGCAGACAG cCCCCTGTGTTCCTCAGAATGTCTCTGTGAGTCTGCAGTGTGCCAATAACACAGCCTCAGTGTCCTGGTTGGCCAGCCCTGGTGCCTTAGGCTAcaatgtaactgcttcatcagaTGACGGTGATGTCAAATTTTGCCACACCTCAAACACCAACTGCCAGTTACCCAACATGCATTGTGCTCAGACTTATGTTGTTGTGGTCACCCCCTTCTCGAACACATGCGGTGGGTTCCAGAGCAGTGCTGTCACCTTCATTGCAG gTTCATGTCCACCTTCTAAAGTTCAGGCATCTCTGCTCTGTGAAAATAACAATGGCTCCGTCAGTTGGTTGGCTGCCCTAGGTGCCAAGATGTATATTGCTATGATGACAGGGACAGATGGCCACACCCATAACTgcaccacaaacaccaccagCTGCTTGTTCTTGGACCTCCACTGTGGAGAGGACTACACCGTTACTGTGGTAACTGTGGAGCGAGGCTGCCAGAGTGTACCCAGTACACCTATCAGACTCAGATCAG CTATTTGCCCTCCTGCCAACCTGTCTGCACATACCTTCTGTGACACAAATGATGTCTCTGTTACATGGGAGCCCAGTCCATGGTCAGGCGTCTCCTACTTCTTGTTCTCCCAGCAGGAGGGCAGGCCTAACTCCACGTCTACCACAACGGCGACATCCCTGACGCTGACTGGGCTCCAATGTGGCTGGGTCTTCAAAGTACAAGTGGCTGCAAAAGACAGCACCTGCATGAGCAGTTACAGCACACCTCTGCAGATCTACACAG CTCCATGCCCTCCCACGGGCCTGGCAGTTACAGTTTCATGTGGCACCAACATGGGAAACTTCAGCTACCAAAGAGGTGCTGGTGCCCTCTTCTACGTCGTTAGTCTGTTGAATGATGAGGGTCGTGCTGTTTCTTGTACGTCTAACACCACTTATTGTACCGTGAAGCTGGAGTGTGACCATCATTATACAGCTGCTGTAGTTTCCTCTGTTGGATCTTGCAACAGCACCTCAAGTACAACCATCCAGTTCAACTCag CCCCATGTCTGGCCAGTAATGTACAGGCTCATCTGAATTGTAGTGCCAATACTTTGGCTGTACAGTGGGCTCCTATTAGTGGGAACACGAGCTACACAGCGGTGGCAGTGGGCAAGAATGGCACACATACATGTGATAGCAGCAACACTTCCTGTACTATTCAGAGTTTAGACTGTGGGCAGACCTATGGCATTGCTGTAACCTCCTCCTCCATACTATGCCATGTCGAAGGCTCTGACTATCAGGTGCAGTCAG CACCTTGTAAGCCACAGAGCCCATCTGTTTCTCTGGAGTGCAGCACTAACATTGCCAGGGTAACATGGGACACCAGAGGAGCACAGCAGTCATACATGGTGTCTGCAGTGAATTTCACTGGCAGGGGAGCACA TTTCACTGTGGAGAAACTTACAAAATCAGCATCACAGGagtga